Proteins encoded together in one Shewanella acanthi window:
- a CDS encoding putative RNA methyltransferase, with amino-acid sequence MGLQFQCPTCGLALLQHQASLGFYCANKHHFDKSEQGYWIFTKPQRQKPTGDSRQQLRAKRFLLESGIFAPLIVQMASMLSPKIADESCLLDYECADGFYLRSLASCLSSAANGVNVHYSGAADAENAIFAAAKAQTPGMLCLSTSKVLPFADNSIDVVTVIDKPLKGKECVRVLKPQGLMLLVMPGARHLWQLKEMIYTELEEKEPNINLPSELTLIEQQSSKFRLSVTGEQALILLEMAPFAWRVSDKTKQSIRSQQFDDLEIDFLLILAQK; translated from the coding sequence ATGGGTCTACAATTTCAATGCCCAACCTGTGGTCTTGCACTGTTGCAGCATCAGGCATCTCTGGGTTTTTATTGCGCTAATAAGCACCATTTTGACAAGAGCGAGCAGGGATACTGGATTTTTACTAAGCCGCAACGGCAAAAGCCAACAGGGGATAGTCGTCAGCAATTACGCGCTAAGCGGTTTTTACTCGAATCTGGCATTTTTGCCCCTTTAATTGTGCAAATGGCCTCCATGCTTAGTCCTAAGATAGCCGATGAAAGTTGCTTATTGGACTACGAGTGCGCTGATGGCTTCTATTTACGTTCTCTTGCATCTTGCTTATCTAGTGCTGCAAATGGCGTTAACGTCCATTACAGTGGCGCTGCGGACGCAGAAAATGCCATCTTTGCCGCAGCTAAAGCGCAAACACCAGGCATGCTATGCCTATCCACTTCTAAAGTGCTGCCTTTTGCTGATAACAGTATCGATGTGGTAACAGTGATCGATAAACCACTAAAGGGTAAGGAATGTGTAAGGGTGCTGAAGCCGCAAGGGCTGATGTTGTTGGTGATGCCTGGGGCACGTCACTTGTGGCAACTCAAAGAAATGATTTACACCGAACTCGAAGAGAAAGAACCTAATATCAACCTTCCTTCTGAGCTAACGCTCATCGAACAGCAATCCTCGAAGTTTAGGCTAAGTGTCACTGGGGAGCAGGCGTTAATTCTATTGGAGATGGCACCATTCGCATGGCGTGTATCGGATAAGACTAAACAAAGCATTCGCTCACAACAATTCGATGATCTGGAAATCGACTTTTTATTGATATTGGCGCAGAAATAG
- the folK gene encoding 2-amino-4-hydroxy-6-hydroxymethyldihydropteridine diphosphokinase, which yields MAVIYISLGSNIEPERYLKSGLTSLREQLGPLTLSSMYESEAVGFDGTNFLNMVVSAKTHLDIAEVIALFKQIEQNHDRLIGAKKYTPRTLDIDLLLFDEVVCQTPVVLPRAEITTNAFVLWPLAEIAPDLIHPITCMSYGAMWRDYDKASQKLWPVAFEWPQGLTI from the coding sequence ATGGCAGTTATCTATATTAGCTTAGGTAGCAATATTGAACCTGAGCGTTACCTTAAATCGGGTCTTACCTCCCTAAGGGAACAGTTAGGGCCCCTTACGCTTTCTTCTATGTATGAGAGTGAAGCGGTCGGCTTTGATGGCACTAATTTTCTCAATATGGTGGTGAGTGCGAAGACGCATTTAGACATTGCAGAGGTCATTGCGCTATTTAAGCAGATCGAGCAGAATCACGACCGTTTGATAGGCGCTAAAAAGTATACCCCACGCACGCTCGATATCGATTTATTGCTGTTTGATGAGGTGGTTTGTCAAACGCCTGTGGTCTTGCCCAGAGCTGAAATTACCACTAATGCCTTTGTGCTCTGGCCGCTGGCGGAAATTGCGCCTGACTTGATTCACCCAATAACATGTATGAGTTATGGGGCAATGTGGCGGGATTACGATAAAGCTTCCCAAAAGCTCTGGCCAGTGGCATTTGAATGGCCACAAGGGCTTACGATTTAA
- the folB gene encoding dihydroneopterin aldolase, whose amino-acid sequence MDKVLIRQLRIDTVIGVYDWEKKIQQSLFLDLDMAWDIKQAAATDDYKFALCYETVSNRLTQLVTEHPIELIETVAERVAECLLTEFKVTWVKVVVMKPGAVPTAASVGVEIERSR is encoded by the coding sequence ATGGATAAAGTGCTTATTCGACAATTACGTATAGATACTGTGATTGGTGTCTATGATTGGGAAAAGAAAATTCAGCAGAGCCTGTTTTTAGATCTTGACATGGCTTGGGATATTAAGCAAGCGGCAGCTACCGATGATTATAAGTTTGCGCTTTGCTATGAAACGGTTTCAAACCGATTGACCCAACTTGTCACTGAGCATCCTATCGAGCTGATTGAAACTGTTGCTGAGCGGGTAGCTGAATGCCTGTTAACCGAATTTAAGGTGACGTGGGTAAAAGTAGTAGTGATGAAGCCCGGTGCTGTGCCTACAGCAGCAAGTGTTGGCGTTGAGATTGAACGTTCGCGTTAA
- a CDS encoding undecaprenyl-diphosphate phosphatase, whose product MDTFQVIILALIQGLTEFLPISSSAHLILPAQLLGWEDQGLSFDVAVNTGSLLAVVIYFRHELWAMFNAWVASIVKGQRSDDSKLAWWIILATLPAVFFGFAAKGFIETHLRSAGVIAVTTIVFGLLLWWADKMSRRELTVYQTGWRKALLIGFAQALALIPGTSRSGATMTAALMLGLSRDAAARFSFLMSVPVSLGAAILVGKDLAESPLPIDYHSLLLGTVISFVSAYACIHYFLKIISRIGMTPFVIYRLILGAVLCGFIFL is encoded by the coding sequence ATGGATACGTTTCAGGTAATTATTCTCGCGTTAATTCAAGGATTGACTGAGTTTCTCCCCATTTCGAGTTCGGCCCATTTAATTCTGCCTGCGCAGCTTTTAGGTTGGGAAGATCAAGGGTTATCCTTCGATGTTGCCGTTAATACTGGCTCCCTGTTAGCGGTCGTGATTTATTTCAGACACGAGTTATGGGCAATGTTCAATGCTTGGGTGGCGAGTATTGTTAAGGGGCAACGGAGCGATGACAGTAAACTCGCTTGGTGGATTATTTTAGCGACCTTACCTGCGGTATTTTTTGGTTTTGCCGCTAAGGGTTTTATCGAGACCCACCTGCGTAGCGCAGGCGTAATTGCAGTAACCACCATCGTATTTGGCCTATTGCTCTGGTGGGCTGATAAGATGTCACGACGGGAGTTAACTGTGTACCAAACAGGCTGGCGCAAGGCGTTGCTTATTGGTTTTGCTCAAGCGCTTGCTCTTATCCCAGGCACATCTCGTTCGGGCGCGACCATGACAGCTGCCTTAATGTTAGGTTTAAGTCGTGATGCGGCTGCACGATTCTCCTTTTTAATGTCAGTTCCTGTCAGTCTTGGCGCGGCGATATTGGTGGGTAAAGATTTAGCCGAAAGTCCGTTACCGATTGATTATCATTCCCTGCTATTAGGTACTGTGATTTCCTTTGTCTCGGCTTACGCTTGTATTCATTATTTCTTAAAGATCATCAGCCGGATTGGGATGACCCCATTTGTGATTTACCGGCTTATCCTCGGTGCTGTGCTATGCGGATTTATCTTCCTATAA